In Kryptolebias marmoratus isolate JLee-2015 linkage group LG22, ASM164957v2, whole genome shotgun sequence, a single window of DNA contains:
- the slc16a9a gene encoding monocarboxylate transporter 9a isoform X2, with protein sequence MTSSTKIQDGGWGWVIVAASFMAQLLAYGSPQSVGILYPEWLHTYQEGKGMTAWVGSLVAGVGLIASPVCSACVDNFGARPVTIFSGVMVAGGLMLSAFAPNVQFLIFSYGIVVGLGCGLVYAATLTITCQYFDKRRGLALGIVTTGTSVGAFIYATAQNELIVLFGLDGCLLIIGAIALNLMACAGFMRALDMPGYYLKQKAALERNTEEQFFMKPPLDDLKITTGTTTTTQEKALSVKELLITIDAKDLSIQTEKKEGSRVGSAIMKAIKKKQKAYSTYMNSMCEILQDQSMVAFCIAIFLFSLGAFPPVLFIEDVAQSEGLIEEVSIIPLVSIGAIATCIGKLALGVLVDIRWINSIYLYAFTMFAGGTALLLIPITKSYLGLQILTATVGFFSGNWSLTSYITTKIVGLDRLTQAHGILMFFGGFGIMLGPPVVGWFFDWTQSYDLAFYFSGSCVLLGAFILSFLSLPCWNRKDAEISKPGIQYTSNCEKVASVA encoded by the exons ATGACTTCGTCCACTAAAATCCAGGACGGAGGCTGGGGATGGGTGATCGTCGCGGCATCCTTTATGGCCCAGCTCCTGGCCTACGGCTCGCCGCAGTCCGTCGGCATCCTGTACCCCGAGTGGCTGCACACCTACCAGGAGGGCAAGGGCATGACCGCCTGGGTGGGCTCTCTTGTGGCTGGAGTGGGATTAATAGCCA GTCCTGTCTGCAGTGCCTGTGTAGACAACTTTGGAGCGCGTCCTGTGACCATCTTCAGTGGCGTGATGGTGGCGGGCGGCCTGATGCTCAGCGCCTTCGCTCCAAATGTCCAGTTCCTCATCTTTTCCTATGGGATTGTTGTCG GCCTGGGTTGTGGTCTCGTTTACGCAGCCACCTTGACAATCACCTGTCAGTATTTTGACAAGAGACGCGGCCTGGCCCTCGGCATTGTCACCACAG GAACAAGTGTTGGGGCATTCATCTATGCCACTGCTCAGAACGAGCTCATAGTGTTGTTTGGACTGGACGGCTGCTTGCTCATCATTGGAGCCATAGCGCTAAACCTCATGGCTTGCGCCGGTTTCATGAGAGCCCTTGACATGCCGGGGTACTACCTCAAGCAGAAGGCTGCCTTGGAACGCAACACAGAAGAGCAGTTTTTTATGAAGCCACCCTTGGATGATCTCAAGATCACGACGGGGACAACCACAACTACTCAGGAGAAAGCTCTCTCAGTGAAGGAGCTGCTCATCACCATCGATGCCAAGGACTTGTCTATtcagacagagaagaaagaagGCTCTCGGGTTGGGTCAGCCATTATGAAAGCAatcaaaaagaagcagaaggctTACTCCACGTACATGAATTCGATGTGTGAGATCTTGCAGGACCAATCCATGGTGGCCTTCTGCATTGCCATCTTCCTGTTCAGCCTGGGCGCATTTCCCCCAGTCCTCTTTATCGAGGATGTGGCACAAAGTGAAGGACTCATTGAAGAAGTTAGCATCATTCCTCTTGTATCGATCGGGGCTATCGCCACGTGCATAGGCAAACTAGCTCTGGGTGTCCTGGTGGACATCAGGTGGATCAACAGCATCTATTTGTATGCCTTCACAATGTTCGCAGGAGGTACGGCGCTGCTGCTTATCCCTATCACCAAAAGTTATTTGGGACTGCAGATTCTGACTGCCACCGTTGGTTTCTTCTCTGGAAACTGGTCTCTGACTTCGTACATTACCACTAAGATCGTTGGCTTGGACAGACTGACACAAGCCCACGGCATCCTCATGTTCTTTGGGGGGTTTGGGATCATGCTTGGACCCCCTGTTGTAG GGTGGTTCTTTGACTGGACACAGTCGTATGACTTGGCGTTCTACTTCAGTGGGAGCTGCGTTCTGTTGGGAGCATTCATTCTGTCTTTTCTCAGCCTCCCCTGCTGGAACAGGAAGGACGCTGAGATTAGCAAACCAGGCATTCAGTACACCAGCAACTGTGAAAAAGTTGCCTCTGTGGCCTGA
- the slc16a9a gene encoding monocarboxylate transporter 9a isoform X1: MSFLLKIFLEEIVLGFFFLVHEKVPAERAARQALAAAAAVVVDAQDLLLSQSCNRSPIGTNDISTMTSSTKIQDGGWGWVIVAASFMAQLLAYGSPQSVGILYPEWLHTYQEGKGMTAWVGSLVAGVGLIASPVCSACVDNFGARPVTIFSGVMVAGGLMLSAFAPNVQFLIFSYGIVVGLGCGLVYAATLTITCQYFDKRRGLALGIVTTGTSVGAFIYATAQNELIVLFGLDGCLLIIGAIALNLMACAGFMRALDMPGYYLKQKAALERNTEEQFFMKPPLDDLKITTGTTTTTQEKALSVKELLITIDAKDLSIQTEKKEGSRVGSAIMKAIKKKQKAYSTYMNSMCEILQDQSMVAFCIAIFLFSLGAFPPVLFIEDVAQSEGLIEEVSIIPLVSIGAIATCIGKLALGVLVDIRWINSIYLYAFTMFAGGTALLLIPITKSYLGLQILTATVGFFSGNWSLTSYITTKIVGLDRLTQAHGILMFFGGFGIMLGPPVVGWFFDWTQSYDLAFYFSGSCVLLGAFILSFLSLPCWNRKDAEISKPGIQYTSNCEKVASVA, translated from the exons ATGTCATTTCTTCTAAAGATTTTCTTAGAGGagattgttttgggttttttttttttggtccatgAAAAAGTTCCCGCAGAGCGCGCAGCTCGTCAGGCGCtggctgctgccgctgctgttgTTGTAGATGCGCAG GATCTTCTCCTCAGTCAAAGCTGTAACAGATCCCCGATTGGCACGAACGACATCAGTACCATGACTTCGTCCACTAAAATCCAGGACGGAGGCTGGGGATGGGTGATCGTCGCGGCATCCTTTATGGCCCAGCTCCTGGCCTACGGCTCGCCGCAGTCCGTCGGCATCCTGTACCCCGAGTGGCTGCACACCTACCAGGAGGGCAAGGGCATGACCGCCTGGGTGGGCTCTCTTGTGGCTGGAGTGGGATTAATAGCCA GTCCTGTCTGCAGTGCCTGTGTAGACAACTTTGGAGCGCGTCCTGTGACCATCTTCAGTGGCGTGATGGTGGCGGGCGGCCTGATGCTCAGCGCCTTCGCTCCAAATGTCCAGTTCCTCATCTTTTCCTATGGGATTGTTGTCG GCCTGGGTTGTGGTCTCGTTTACGCAGCCACCTTGACAATCACCTGTCAGTATTTTGACAAGAGACGCGGCCTGGCCCTCGGCATTGTCACCACAG GAACAAGTGTTGGGGCATTCATCTATGCCACTGCTCAGAACGAGCTCATAGTGTTGTTTGGACTGGACGGCTGCTTGCTCATCATTGGAGCCATAGCGCTAAACCTCATGGCTTGCGCCGGTTTCATGAGAGCCCTTGACATGCCGGGGTACTACCTCAAGCAGAAGGCTGCCTTGGAACGCAACACAGAAGAGCAGTTTTTTATGAAGCCACCCTTGGATGATCTCAAGATCACGACGGGGACAACCACAACTACTCAGGAGAAAGCTCTCTCAGTGAAGGAGCTGCTCATCACCATCGATGCCAAGGACTTGTCTATtcagacagagaagaaagaagGCTCTCGGGTTGGGTCAGCCATTATGAAAGCAatcaaaaagaagcagaaggctTACTCCACGTACATGAATTCGATGTGTGAGATCTTGCAGGACCAATCCATGGTGGCCTTCTGCATTGCCATCTTCCTGTTCAGCCTGGGCGCATTTCCCCCAGTCCTCTTTATCGAGGATGTGGCACAAAGTGAAGGACTCATTGAAGAAGTTAGCATCATTCCTCTTGTATCGATCGGGGCTATCGCCACGTGCATAGGCAAACTAGCTCTGGGTGTCCTGGTGGACATCAGGTGGATCAACAGCATCTATTTGTATGCCTTCACAATGTTCGCAGGAGGTACGGCGCTGCTGCTTATCCCTATCACCAAAAGTTATTTGGGACTGCAGATTCTGACTGCCACCGTTGGTTTCTTCTCTGGAAACTGGTCTCTGACTTCGTACATTACCACTAAGATCGTTGGCTTGGACAGACTGACACAAGCCCACGGCATCCTCATGTTCTTTGGGGGGTTTGGGATCATGCTTGGACCCCCTGTTGTAG GGTGGTTCTTTGACTGGACACAGTCGTATGACTTGGCGTTCTACTTCAGTGGGAGCTGCGTTCTGTTGGGAGCATTCATTCTGTCTTTTCTCAGCCTCCCCTGCTGGAACAGGAAGGACGCTGAGATTAGCAAACCAGGCATTCAGTACACCAGCAACTGTGAAAAAGTTGCCTCTGTGGCCTGA